One window of Corynebacterium accolens genomic DNA carries:
- the cls gene encoding cardiolipin synthase, with the protein MTWSLDLSFWQLAFLIVDYSIKIIAVGFVPEGRRPSNSTAWLLAILVLPVIGLPLFLLMGSPYINRRRHRIQQEANERLEDISARTPDHPKGILSAEVESVIKLNRELTGFPALIGHNLGLHADYDECIRAIAAAVDRAEKYVSIEVYIQSWDEVTDVFFQALARATARGVKVRLLLDQIGSFKYKGYSSLGDKLTEIGVDWRLMLPIQLHKGRFRRPDLRNHRKLVIIDGEVGFIGSINLIKRQYKTDDRFWIDYMVELSGPIVTAMTAVFAVDWYTESGENLPLDELPYDDAQTVDANYLQMIPSGPGYTTEPNLRMFNSLVHHAKQRLVLCSPYFVPDESLLEAVTTACYRGVDVELYVSDTADQFMVNHAQSSYYQALLEAGVHIYQFPYPYVLHSKFIITDPDDQEFNPLCMFGSSNMDPRSFGLNYETTMLVAKGDLLAQFNQLASNYRAVCHELTLEEWNQRGFVRRYVDNVMRLTSALQ; encoded by the coding sequence ATGACCTGGTCGCTCGATCTCAGCTTCTGGCAGCTGGCCTTCCTTATCGTTGATTATTCCATCAAGATCATCGCCGTCGGCTTCGTGCCAGAAGGCCGCCGGCCCTCCAATTCGACAGCGTGGTTGCTGGCTATTTTGGTGCTGCCTGTCATCGGCCTGCCGCTGTTTTTGCTCATGGGCTCGCCGTATATCAACCGGCGCCGCCACCGCATCCAGCAAGAGGCCAATGAGCGCCTCGAGGATATTTCCGCCCGCACCCCGGACCACCCCAAGGGCATCCTGTCAGCCGAGGTGGAATCCGTCATCAAGCTCAACCGCGAGCTAACCGGCTTTCCTGCGCTCATTGGCCACAACCTGGGCCTGCATGCGGATTACGATGAATGCATTCGCGCCATCGCCGCGGCCGTGGACCGCGCCGAAAAGTACGTCTCCATCGAGGTCTATATCCAGTCCTGGGACGAGGTCACGGATGTATTTTTCCAAGCCCTCGCCCGCGCCACCGCCCGCGGCGTCAAGGTCCGCCTGCTACTGGATCAGATTGGCAGTTTTAAGTACAAGGGCTATTCCTCGTTGGGGGACAAACTGACAGAAATCGGCGTGGACTGGCGCCTCATGCTGCCCATCCAGCTGCACAAGGGCCGATTCCGCCGCCCGGATCTGCGCAACCACCGCAAGCTCGTCATCATCGATGGCGAGGTGGGCTTTATTGGTTCCATCAACCTGATCAAGCGCCAATATAAAACCGATGACCGCTTTTGGATCGACTACATGGTGGAGCTATCTGGCCCCATCGTCACCGCCATGACCGCGGTCTTCGCGGTGGATTGGTACACCGAATCCGGCGAGAACCTCCCGCTGGATGAGCTGCCGTATGACGATGCCCAAACAGTCGACGCCAACTACCTGCAGATGATTCCCTCCGGCCCCGGCTATACCACCGAGCCCAACCTGCGCATGTTTAACTCCCTGGTACACCACGCCAAGCAGCGCCTGGTGCTGTGCTCGCCGTATTTCGTGCCAGACGAATCCCTCTTAGAGGCCGTGACCACCGCCTGCTACCGCGGGGTGGATGTGGAGCTTTATGTCTCCGATACCGCGGACCAGTTCATGGTCAACCACGCCCAGTCTTCCTATTACCAGGCGCTGCTTGAGGCCGGGGTGCATATCTACCAATTCCCCTACCCGTATGTTTTGCACTCCAAGTTCATCATCACGGATCCAGATGACCAGGAGTTCAATCCGCTGTGCATGTTCGGCTCGTCCAATATGGATCCGCGCTCCTTCGGCCTCAACTATGAGACCACCATGCTCGTGGCCAAGGGCGATCTCCTCGCCCAGTTCAACCAGCTCGCCTCCAATTACCGCGCGGTGTGCCACGAGCTCACCCTTGAGGAGTGGAACCAGCGCGGCTTTGTCCGCCGCTACGTCGATAACGTCATGCGGCTAACTTCGGCCCTGCAATAA
- a CDS encoding ABC transporter permease subunit, which produces MLNILKSEWIKLRTTRSFWWTTALFLLFSWGWAGTSAALMEPLEPEAIDMGFQLIEPEFTVVFLVTLGLPVLMIQAIMLVTTEYRFGTQAITFMASPRRGSVAVAKLVLYAVIAAVLAFIGVVGAYLFTDLLADSSISATFDPWNDEVGREQLWKYPLAAALVVAFAQGVGMLIRQTAGSVALCLILYLGVDQMVSMIPVVGDKIGSYMPFTAFQNWLSNTPVDNALWTEAAGSGVVFFIWAAVLWALGAFVLHKRDA; this is translated from the coding sequence ATGTTGAATATCTTGAAATCCGAGTGGATTAAGCTGCGTACCACCCGCTCCTTCTGGTGGACCACCGCACTATTCCTCCTGTTTTCGTGGGGCTGGGCCGGCACCAGCGCCGCGTTGATGGAGCCGCTCGAGCCGGAGGCCATTGACATGGGCTTCCAACTTATTGAGCCCGAGTTTACCGTCGTATTCCTGGTGACCTTGGGCCTGCCTGTGCTGATGATTCAGGCCATCATGCTGGTGACCACGGAATATCGCTTCGGCACCCAAGCGATTACCTTCATGGCCTCCCCGCGGCGCGGGAGCGTGGCCGTGGCCAAGCTGGTCTTATACGCGGTCATTGCGGCCGTCCTGGCCTTCATCGGCGTGGTAGGCGCGTACCTGTTCACGGATCTGCTTGCCGATAGCTCCATTTCCGCCACCTTCGACCCCTGGAACGATGAAGTAGGCCGCGAGCAACTGTGGAAGTACCCACTGGCCGCGGCCCTCGTGGTGGCCTTTGCCCAAGGCGTCGGCATGCTCATTCGCCAGACCGCGGGTTCTGTGGCGCTGTGCCTCATCCTGTACCTAGGCGTGGACCAGATGGTCAGCATGATTCCGGTCGTGGGCGATAAGATCGGCAGCTACATGCCCTTTACCGCCTTCCAGAACTGGCTGTCTAATACCCCAGTGGATAACGCGCTGTGGACGGAGGCCGCAGGCAGCGGCGTCGTATTCTTCATCTGGGCCGCGGTGCTGTGGGCCCTTGGCGCGTTCGTGCTGCACAAGCGCGATGCCTAA
- a CDS encoding ABC transporter ATP-binding protein: MIEVQGLTKDYGSVRAVEDLTFQVKPGVVTGFLGPNGAGKSTTMRMIVGLDEPTAGEVRVNGKHYHDLAHPLREVGALLDAKAVHPNRTAANHLKWMAAANGIPASRVDEVLGLVGLSDVAGKKAGGFSLGMGQRLGLAGALLGDPGILILDEPVNGLDPEGIRWVRQLVRALAAEGRTILISSHLLSEMAQTADHLVVIGKGKMVADKPTHEFVRGHSQSLVYVRSNHLPEFGEALKKEGVSFTESKDEEGRPRLEVINQTTEFVGELAYSTGVPLHELTLKSASLEDAFMDLTGDAVQYHAGTPGAQPGQPGQSGGFARPNEQEV, from the coding sequence ATGATTGAAGTACAAGGACTGACTAAGGATTACGGGTCTGTCCGCGCCGTTGAGGATCTCACCTTCCAAGTAAAGCCCGGTGTGGTCACCGGCTTCTTGGGTCCCAATGGTGCCGGCAAATCCACCACCATGCGGATGATCGTGGGCTTGGACGAGCCCACGGCCGGTGAGGTCCGCGTCAACGGCAAGCACTACCACGATCTCGCGCACCCGCTGCGCGAGGTGGGCGCGCTTTTGGACGCGAAGGCGGTGCACCCCAACCGCACGGCCGCGAATCACCTGAAGTGGATGGCGGCGGCCAATGGCATTCCCGCCTCTCGCGTGGATGAGGTGCTGGGGCTGGTGGGGCTTTCCGATGTCGCCGGGAAGAAAGCCGGCGGCTTTTCCCTCGGCATGGGCCAGCGCTTGGGCCTTGCGGGCGCCCTATTGGGCGATCCGGGAATCCTCATCCTGGATGAGCCGGTCAACGGCCTAGATCCAGAAGGCATCCGTTGGGTGCGCCAGCTCGTGCGCGCGCTGGCCGCAGAAGGCCGCACCATTTTGATTTCCTCCCACCTCTTGTCCGAGATGGCCCAGACCGCGGATCACCTCGTGGTCATTGGCAAGGGGAAGATGGTTGCGGATAAGCCGACCCACGAGTTCGTCCGCGGCCACTCGCAGTCCTTGGTGTATGTGCGCTCTAACCACCTTCCGGAATTCGGGGAGGCCCTCAAGAAGGAGGGCGTTTCCTTTACCGAATCCAAGGACGAGGAGGGCCGCCCGCGGCTCGAGGTCATCAACCAGACCACCGAGTTCGTGGGCGAGCTTGCCTATTCCACCGGGGTGCCGCTGCACGAGCTCACCCTGAAAAGCGCTTCGCTGGAGGATGCGTTCATGGATCTCACCGGCGATGCCGTGCAGTATCACGCCGGCACGCCTGGCGCGCAGCCAGGCCAGCCAGGCCAGTCCGGTGGGTTCGCCCGCCCCAACGAGCAGGAGGTTTAA
- a CDS encoding NUDIX domain-containing protein: MHNPHSGDGWAAGPSGIRVWGKFGAAGLFLVAGREVLLQHRAAWTNNGNTWGIPGGARDLQESPTQAALRETHEECAIAPADVEVLDTQVTAGPYPPAGDLPGEWTYTTVLARTRSGLRLPTTANEESHELRWVGLDEVEKLPLIAPFRHAFPALRRRVEKLNR, translated from the coding sequence ATGCATAACCCTCACAGTGGAGACGGCTGGGCGGCGGGCCCCAGTGGCATTCGCGTATGGGGAAAATTCGGTGCCGCCGGCCTCTTCCTCGTCGCCGGGCGCGAGGTGCTGCTGCAACACCGCGCCGCGTGGACCAATAACGGCAATACCTGGGGGATTCCCGGCGGGGCGCGGGACTTACAAGAAAGCCCCACCCAGGCCGCGCTGCGGGAAACGCACGAGGAATGCGCCATCGCGCCTGCCGATGTCGAGGTGCTCGACACCCAAGTAACGGCCGGGCCCTATCCACCGGCGGGGGATTTGCCGGGGGAGTGGACCTATACCACCGTGCTGGCGCGCACCCGCAGCGGCCTGCGTCTGCCCACCACCGCCAACGAGGAATCGCATGAGCTGCGCTGGGTGGGCCTAGATGAGGTGGAAAAATTACCGCTTATCGCGCCATTTCGCCACGCCTTTCCCGCCCTGCGGCGGCGGGTGGAAAAATTGAACCGGTAA
- a CDS encoding glutamate ABC transporter substrate-binding protein: MRYRAPLTAIVAACSILALAGCDIRSVPPLESPEQQALDASPGPPLPEGSTVEEAGSTAPKKEDETDLKGTYRPDDKTAKERVPDILKRGRLIVGVDRSNNLLSYRDAASGDVRGFEVDIAHEIARDIFGDPNKVDFRFVESSDRTAALDNGTVDIIVRTMTISPEREKEVAFSIPYMTTQTRMLVLTSSGMNSIDDADGKRLCGVRGSTALDTIRERAPQSDILITRSWGDCLMALQLNQADGVVVDDALLSGMAAQDSYTSIVGEPLKTENYGVAARLPNKDHDTRPLLRQVNSTLERIRRDGTWSDIFDRWLGAYLDEPTLPSGTYIEEDKS; this comes from the coding sequence ATGCGCTACCGTGCACCGCTTACCGCCATCGTTGCTGCCTGCAGCATCCTCGCGCTGGCCGGCTGCGATATTCGCTCCGTCCCGCCGCTGGAATCGCCGGAGCAGCAAGCACTAGATGCCAGCCCTGGCCCGCCGCTGCCGGAGGGATCCACCGTGGAGGAAGCCGGTAGCACCGCGCCCAAAAAGGAAGACGAGACCGATCTAAAAGGCACCTACCGGCCGGATGATAAAACGGCGAAGGAGCGGGTGCCGGACATCCTCAAGCGCGGGCGCCTTATCGTGGGCGTAGACCGCTCCAATAACCTGCTGAGCTACCGCGATGCCGCCTCCGGCGATGTCCGCGGCTTCGAGGTCGATATCGCACACGAGATTGCCCGCGATATCTTCGGCGATCCCAATAAGGTGGATTTCCGCTTCGTCGAATCCTCCGACCGCACCGCCGCGCTGGATAATGGCACCGTCGATATCATCGTGCGCACCATGACCATTAGCCCCGAGCGCGAGAAGGAAGTGGCCTTTTCCATCCCCTATATGACCACGCAAACCCGCATGCTGGTGCTCACCAGCTCCGGGATGAATTCCATCGATGATGCCGATGGCAAGAGGTTGTGCGGGGTGCGCGGGTCCACCGCGCTGGATACCATCCGCGAGCGCGCCCCCCAGTCCGATATCCTCATCACCCGCTCCTGGGGCGATTGCCTCATGGCGCTGCAGCTCAACCAGGCCGATGGCGTGGTGGTTGATGATGCCCTGCTGTCCGGCATGGCCGCGCAGGATTCCTATACCTCCATCGTGGGCGAGCCCTTAAAGACCGAGAACTACGGCGTTGCCGCGCGCCTTCCCAACAAGGATCATGACACCCGCCCGCTGCTGCGCCAGGTCAATTCCACCTTAGAGCGCATCCGCCGCGACGGGACGTGGTCCGACATCTTTGACAGGTGGCTAGGCGCTTACCTAGACGAGCCCACCCTGCCGTCGGGGACATACATCGAGGAAGATAAGTCATGA
- a CDS encoding serine/threonine protein kinase — MNHNPNFSEDELEYLEPENLDTQRQFRQPTKASYRDADPDRDRDQDSNPDRSQDRDRDAADSPNTASTADDADTNAANAANAAAGSDTAAANAGADSPTASTNAANRRPANRDVGADTAATTHNADASDNGTSEADVDTAAAQVPGTAPAAAFPDTEATSRQTTDGSTTGPSTAAQGTAGQSTAGQRTAGQSTAGQDTAAQGARNGNTADESGNAGDTGGVGTAAVAYDPFASEPIEHRGDPGTSAVAFDPFADDDEDDDGSIDPDHLSSLLADLENIRAQRESERDEKTAQEKSSERSRRQAIDTFRERRGTQRTERPVADGMVRLPFITPADPTAALIDPKEKIKGKKVPPPQLEPGDMVAEQYEILGVIAHGGMGWIYLANDHYVSGRVVVLKGMQAQKSADETAAAEAEREFLADITHPGIVKIFNFIDDDRVPGGFIVMEYVGGPSLRSRRNKQPNELLPVDIAIGYILEILPALEYLHSRGVVYNDLKPDNIIVTEDQVKLIDLGAVSGIGAFGFIYGTQGFQAPEVASKGPSIASDIYTIGRTLAALCLKLPSEDGVFLPGIPNPSTEPELRRFLSLYRLLLRATHRDPQRRFSSIKELRTQLYGVLREVLAIRDGRQYPSQHSLFSPQRTTFGTKHLVFRTDQLIDGIDRTIQITAPEVVSALPTPLVDRDDVGASLLQGTSYAEPQEALETLRQAMRTPEYEHSAEIPLGVVRSMIDLGYTDEARQWLGSIEDRLGQDWRYQWYAGITELLHDDYIDAQEYFATVLDLLPGEAAPKLAIAAINELILQQIDYSETSLIDATVARACSNLYSTLADLPSSAFEGQPEIWSHVTQDPGALRFNSMRLYGIVWATNPTTVSSAFGLARQLRAEGQVELSVATLDKVPNASRHFRMALLTTVLQLIVHNLSESRIRRAARRLEEVPTNEPRFLQIKIAVISAGLNFLRNADLSRASSPNDLFEYAFTQRGLRTGLAETLRALARQAPFSRHRYALVDLANQVRPITTF, encoded by the coding sequence ATGAACCATAACCCGAATTTCAGCGAAGACGAGCTCGAATACCTCGAGCCCGAAAACCTCGATACCCAGCGCCAATTCCGGCAGCCCACCAAGGCTTCCTACCGCGACGCTGACCCCGACCGGGACCGCGACCAAGACTCCAACCCAGACCGCAGCCAGGACCGCGATCGCGACGCCGCCGATTCCCCCAACACAGCCAGCACAGCCGATGACGCTGACACCAACGCCGCCAACGCCGCCAACGCCGCCGCTGGCTCGGATACCGCCGCTGCCAACGCCGGCGCGGACTCCCCCACCGCGAGCACCAACGCTGCCAACCGCAGACCTGCCAACCGCGACGTCGGGGCCGATACCGCGGCCACCACTCACAACGCTGATGCTAGCGACAATGGCACTAGCGAAGCTGATGTCGATACCGCCGCGGCGCAGGTCCCTGGCACAGCCCCCGCCGCTGCCTTCCCGGATACGGAGGCAACGAGCAGGCAAACAACGGACGGCAGCACGACTGGCCCAAGCACTGCTGCCCAGGGCACGGCGGGCCAAAGCACAGCTGGACAAAGGACGGCAGGCCAAAGCACGGCTGGTCAGGATACCGCGGCCCAGGGTGCGCGAAACGGAAACACCGCCGACGAGAGCGGCAACGCCGGCGATACCGGCGGAGTGGGCACGGCGGCCGTGGCGTATGACCCATTCGCGAGCGAACCCATCGAGCACCGCGGGGATCCGGGGACTTCGGCGGTGGCCTTTGATCCTTTCGCCGATGACGATGAAGACGACGACGGTTCCATCGACCCGGATCACCTCTCCAGCCTGCTCGCGGACTTAGAGAATATCCGTGCTCAGCGCGAGAGCGAGCGCGATGAGAAAACGGCCCAGGAAAAGTCCTCGGAACGCTCGCGCCGGCAGGCGATCGATACCTTCCGCGAGCGCCGCGGCACGCAGCGCACCGAGCGGCCGGTTGCTGATGGCATGGTGCGCCTGCCGTTTATCACCCCGGCCGATCCCACCGCCGCCCTCATCGACCCCAAAGAGAAGATCAAGGGCAAAAAGGTTCCGCCGCCGCAGCTGGAACCGGGCGATATGGTCGCGGAGCAATACGAAATCCTCGGCGTCATCGCCCACGGCGGTATGGGCTGGATTTACCTGGCCAATGACCACTACGTCTCCGGGCGCGTGGTGGTGCTCAAGGGCATGCAGGCCCAAAAGTCCGCCGATGAGACGGCCGCGGCCGAGGCGGAGCGCGAGTTTCTGGCAGACATTACCCACCCGGGCATCGTCAAGATTTTTAATTTTATCGACGATGACCGCGTGCCGGGTGGATTCATAGTCATGGAGTACGTGGGCGGGCCATCGCTAAGAAGCAGGCGCAATAAGCAACCCAACGAGCTGCTGCCCGTTGACATTGCCATTGGCTATATCCTGGAAATCCTGCCGGCGCTGGAGTACCTGCACTCGCGCGGCGTGGTCTATAACGACCTGAAGCCGGATAACATCATCGTCACCGAGGACCAGGTCAAGCTCATTGACTTGGGCGCGGTCTCCGGCATCGGGGCGTTCGGGTTTATCTACGGCACCCAGGGCTTCCAGGCCCCGGAGGTCGCGTCCAAGGGGCCGTCCATCGCCAGCGATATCTACACCATCGGCCGCACCCTGGCCGCGCTATGCCTCAAGCTGCCCAGCGAGGACGGCGTCTTCCTCCCTGGCATCCCCAACCCGTCCACGGAACCGGAGCTGCGACGCTTCCTCTCCCTCTACCGCCTGCTGCTGCGCGCGACGCACCGCGACCCGCAGCGCCGGTTTAGCTCCATCAAGGAGCTGCGCACCCAGCTCTACGGCGTGCTGCGCGAGGTCCTCGCCATCCGCGACGGCCGCCAGTACCCCTCCCAGCACTCGCTTTTCTCGCCGCAACGTACCACCTTCGGCACCAAGCACTTGGTCTTTCGCACGGATCAGCTTATCGATGGCATCGACCGCACCATCCAAATCACCGCACCCGAGGTCGTCTCCGCCTTGCCGACGCCCCTGGTAGACCGCGACGATGTCGGCGCCAGCCTGCTACAAGGTACGTCCTACGCCGAGCCGCAGGAAGCCCTCGAGACCCTGCGCCAAGCCATGCGGACTCCGGAATACGAGCATTCCGCCGAGATTCCCCTCGGCGTGGTGCGTTCCATGATTGATTTGGGCTATACCGACGAGGCCCGCCAGTGGTTAGGCTCCATCGAGGACCGCCTCGGCCAAGACTGGCGCTACCAGTGGTACGCCGGCATCACCGAGCTCTTGCACGATGATTACATCGATGCGCAGGAATACTTCGCCACAGTCCTCGATTTATTGCCCGGCGAGGCCGCCCCCAAGCTCGCCATCGCGGCCATCAATGAGCTCATCCTGCAGCAGATTGATTACAGTGAAACATCGCTTATCGATGCCACCGTAGCCCGCGCCTGCTCCAACCTCTACTCCACCCTGGCCGATCTCCCCTCTTCCGCCTTTGAGGGCCAGCCAGAAATCTGGTCGCATGTCACCCAAGACCCGGGCGCGCTGCGGTTTAATTCCATGCGCCTGTACGGCATCGTCTGGGCCACCAACCCCACGACCGTATCCTCCGCTTTTGGGCTTGCCCGCCAATTGCGCGCGGAAGGGCAGGTGGAGCTGTCCGTAGCAACCTTGGATAAGGTCCCCAATGCCTCGCGTCACTTCCGTATGGCGCTGCTGACCACCGTGCTGCAGCTTATCGTGCACAATCTATCGGAATCGCGCATTCGCCGCGCTGCCCGACGCCTCGAAGAAGTCCCCACCAACGAGCCGCGCTTCCTCCAAATCAAGATCGCCGTCATCTCCGCAGGCCTTAATTTCCTGCGCAACGCCGATCTCTCGCGGGCGTCCTCGCCGAATGATCTCTTCGAGTACGCCTTTACCCAGCGCGGCCTGCGCACCGGCCTGGCCGAGACCCTGCGGGCACTGGCCCGCCAGGCCCCGTTTAGCCGCCACCGCTATGCGCTGGTGGACTTGGCCAACCAGGTCCGGCCCATCACCACCTTCTAG
- a CDS encoding acetate kinase — MSYVLVLNSGSSSIKFQLVDPTASATDDPLVSGLVEQVGEPSGAITIKVGGEKFTEELEVPDHSFGLKRAFDLMDDHQVGTKDVDIIAVGHRVVHGGRLFSEPQLIEDQIESMIEDLIPLAPLHNPANLDGIRVARKILPDIPHVAVFDTAFFNTLPPAAALYAINSEVASKYDIRRYGFHGTSHQFVSQQVPKILDRDPEHTHQITLHLGNGASAAAIRNGRAIDTSMGLTPLAGLAMGTRTGDIDPGIIFHLVRQAGMSIDDIDKLLNKQSGVKGIAGVNDFRTLREHIDKGDEDAWLAYNIYIHQLRRFIGSYMIALGRVDAITFTAGVGENDTEVRQDALYNLDMYGIDFDKERNLVRSDEPRVISTDDSPVKVLVVPTNEELAIAQKSAEVAAQAREAGLFK; from the coding sequence ATGTCATACGTACTGGTCCTCAACTCGGGCTCCTCATCCATCAAGTTTCAGCTAGTGGACCCAACCGCTAGTGCCACGGATGATCCACTCGTATCTGGCCTGGTGGAACAGGTTGGCGAGCCGAGCGGCGCTATTACCATCAAGGTCGGCGGGGAAAAGTTCACCGAAGAACTGGAAGTTCCCGATCACTCCTTTGGCCTAAAGCGCGCCTTCGACCTGATGGATGATCATCAGGTGGGAACGAAAGACGTCGATATCATCGCCGTGGGACACCGCGTCGTGCACGGCGGCCGCCTCTTTTCGGAACCGCAGCTCATCGAGGATCAAATTGAATCGATGATCGAGGACCTCATCCCGCTGGCCCCGCTGCACAACCCGGCCAACTTGGACGGCATCCGCGTGGCGCGCAAGATCCTGCCGGATATTCCCCACGTGGCGGTCTTCGATACCGCATTCTTTAATACCTTGCCGCCGGCCGCAGCGCTTTATGCCATCAATAGCGAGGTCGCCTCCAAATACGATATCCGCCGCTACGGTTTCCACGGCACCTCCCACCAGTTCGTCTCCCAGCAGGTGCCGAAGATCTTGGACCGCGATCCGGAGCATACGCACCAGATTACGTTGCACCTGGGCAATGGCGCTTCGGCAGCAGCCATCCGCAATGGCCGTGCCATCGATACCTCGATGGGCCTTACCCCGCTGGCCGGCCTCGCCATGGGTACGCGTACCGGCGATATCGACCCAGGCATCATCTTCCACCTGGTGCGCCAGGCAGGCATGAGCATCGACGACATCGATAAGCTGCTCAATAAGCAATCCGGTGTCAAGGGCATCGCGGGCGTTAATGATTTCCGTACGTTGCGCGAGCACATCGATAAGGGCGATGAAGACGCATGGCTGGCGTATAACATCTACATCCACCAGCTGCGCCGCTTCATCGGTTCTTACATGATTGCCCTAGGCCGCGTGGACGCCATTACCTTCACTGCCGGCGTGGGCGAGAACGACACCGAGGTGCGCCAGGACGCGCTGTACAACCTGGATATGTACGGCATCGACTTTGATAAGGAGCGCAACCTCGTCCGTTCCGATGAGCCGCGGGTCATCTCCACCGATGATTCGCCCGTCAAGGTCTTGGTGGTTCCCACCAACGAGGAGCTGGCCATCGCGCAGAAGTCTGCGGAGGTCGCCGCCCAGGCGCGCGAGGCCGGCCTATTTAAGTAG
- the pta gene encoding phosphate acetyltransferase — protein MSASQSTVLSSIGRGFDGLDIPALADSLGAELLRLEDFDPTVADVLAHAPTATADALLVQGTGEISFDAEVAAALGLPLVIISGAPERAAELAQRKAESLGATVAGVFTDLEAVPGALQAAEETAPVMSADLFQKQLIDQARSTGSHIVLPEGDDDRILEAADALLRDEVARLTILGKESDIQARAKELGLDISGADIIDHLESPLAEEFAADFAELRKKKGVTLEQARETMQDISYFGTMMVHKGLADGMVSGAAHTTAHTIKPSFQIIKTKPNASVVSSIFLMVMRGRLWAFGDCAVNPNPTAEQLGEIAVVSAQTASQFGIDPRVAMLSYSTGASGTGPDVERAIAAVEAAKKLDSSVKVDGPLQFDAACDPGVAAKKMSDSDVAGKANVFVFPDLDAGNIGYKTAQRTGGALAVGPILQGLNKPVNDLSRGATVPDIINTVAITAIQAGEK, from the coding sequence ATGTCTGCATCCCAGTCCACAGTGTTAAGCTCCATCGGCCGCGGTTTCGACGGCCTCGATATTCCCGCCTTGGCGGATAGTCTTGGCGCTGAGCTGCTCCGCTTAGAAGATTTCGACCCCACCGTGGCGGATGTTTTGGCCCACGCGCCCACCGCCACTGCCGATGCCCTCCTGGTCCAAGGCACCGGTGAGATCTCCTTCGATGCGGAGGTCGCCGCCGCGCTGGGCTTACCGCTGGTCATTATCTCCGGCGCCCCAGAGCGCGCCGCGGAGTTGGCGCAGCGCAAGGCAGAGTCCCTCGGCGCCACCGTTGCCGGCGTCTTCACCGATCTGGAGGCCGTGCCAGGTGCGTTGCAGGCCGCCGAGGAGACCGCGCCCGTCATGTCTGCGGACCTCTTCCAGAAGCAGCTCATTGACCAGGCCCGTTCCACCGGCTCCCACATCGTCCTGCCCGAGGGCGATGATGATCGCATCCTTGAAGCTGCCGATGCCCTGCTGCGCGATGAGGTCGCCCGGCTGACTATCTTGGGCAAGGAATCCGATATCCAGGCCCGCGCCAAGGAGCTGGGGCTGGATATTTCGGGCGCCGATATCATTGACCACCTGGAATCGCCGCTTGCGGAGGAATTCGCCGCGGACTTCGCGGAGCTGCGCAAGAAGAAGGGCGTGACCCTGGAGCAGGCCCGCGAGACCATGCAGGACATCTCCTACTTTGGCACCATGATGGTGCACAAGGGGCTTGCCGATGGCATGGTCTCCGGCGCCGCCCACACCACCGCCCACACCATTAAGCCGTCCTTCCAGATCATCAAGACCAAGCCGAATGCCTCGGTGGTTTCCTCCATCTTCTTGATGGTCATGCGCGGTCGCCTGTGGGCCTTCGGCGACTGCGCCGTGAACCCGAACCCCACCGCGGAACAGCTGGGCGAAATCGCCGTTGTTTCCGCGCAAACCGCGTCCCAGTTCGGCATCGACCCGCGCGTTGCCATGCTGTCCTACTCCACCGGCGCTTCCGGCACCGGCCCGGACGTCGAGCGCGCCATCGCGGCCGTCGAGGCCGCCAAGAAGCTGGATTCCTCGGTGAAGGTGGACGGCCCGCTGCAGTTCGACGCCGCCTGCGATCCGGGTGTTGCCGCAAAGAAGATGTCGGATTCCGATGTCGCCGGTAAGGCCAATGTCTTCGTCTTCCCCGATCTGGATGCCGGCAATATCGGCTATAAGACCGCGCAGCGCACCGGCGGCGCCTTGGCCGTGGGCCCCATCCTGCAGGGACTGAACAAGCCGGTCAATGATCTATCCCGCGGCGCTACCGTTCCGGACATCATCAATACCGTTGCCATTACCGCTATCCAGGCTGGAGAGAAATAA